One genomic segment of Odocoileus virginianus isolate 20LAN1187 ecotype Illinois chromosome 33, Ovbor_1.2, whole genome shotgun sequence includes these proteins:
- the IL32 gene encoding interleukin-32 isoform X1: protein MSFTRGVPHDADSLRAQMHRRVDYFCNMMGNQPEEAQMEAAQGEMEEALSEDIVEYLEDHIQENLPESQQESRALLLEARQEVRRRIQRPSVSASLEVQNPEESIWARAWRRFLGFLQSLQQRCWDVLTWLREKAAAILEAICRAVEAVWGLLSGISFSVGQLVGNLIQV, encoded by the exons ATGAGCTTCACTAGG GGAGTCCCACATGACGCCGATTCGCTCAGGGCCCAAATG CACCGCCGTGTGGATTACTTCTGTAATATGATGGGAAATCAACCAGAAGAAGCACAG ATGGAGGCAGCCCAAGGAGAGATGGAG GAGGCACTCAGCGAGGACATCGTTGAATACCTGGAAGATCACATTCAAGAGAACCTTCCA GAATCCCAGCAGGAGTCCCGTGCCTTGCTTCTGGAAGCGCGGCAAGAAGTACGCCGCAGAATCCAGAGACCCTCGGTCTCTgcctccctggaggtccagaaTCCGGAAGAGAGCATCTGGGCCAGAGCCTGGCGGCGGTTCTTGGGCTTTCTGCAGAGTCTGCAGCAGCGGTGTTGGGATGTGCTGACCTGGCTGCGGGAGAAGGCGGCGGCCATCCTAGAGGCCATCTGCAGAGCGGTGGAGGCCGTCTGGGGATTGCTGAGTGGTATCAGCTTCTCTGTGGGGCAGCTCGTCGGAAACCTCATCCAGGTCTAG
- the IL32 gene encoding interleukin-32 isoform X2 has protein sequence MVMMRVTAQRPVLSLDKRTPVWQMEAAQGEMEEALSEDIVEYLEDHIQENLPESQQESRALLLEARQEVRRRIQRPSVSASLEVQNPEESIWARAWRRFLGFLQSLQQRCWDVLTWLREKAAAILEAICRAVEAVWGLLSGISFSVGQLVGNLIQV, from the exons ATGGTGATGATGAGGGTCACAGCTCAGCGCCCAGTCCTTTCGCTGGACAAACGCACACCTGTGTGGCAG ATGGAGGCAGCCCAAGGAGAGATGGAG GAGGCACTCAGCGAGGACATCGTTGAATACCTGGAAGATCACATTCAAGAGAACCTTCCA GAATCCCAGCAGGAGTCCCGTGCCTTGCTTCTGGAAGCGCGGCAAGAAGTACGCCGCAGAATCCAGAGACCCTCGGTCTCTgcctccctggaggtccagaaTCCGGAAGAGAGCATCTGGGCCAGAGCCTGGCGGCGGTTCTTGGGCTTTCTGCAGAGTCTGCAGCAGCGGTGTTGGGATGTGCTGACCTGGCTGCGGGAGAAGGCGGCGGCCATCCTAGAGGCCATCTGCAGAGCGGTGGAGGCCGTCTGGGGATTGCTGAGTGGTATCAGCTTCTCTGTGGGGCAGCTCGTCGGAAACCTCATCCAGGTCTAG
- the ZSCAN10 gene encoding zinc finger and SCAN domain-containing protein 10 isoform X1 — MLAEPGPAAGEPEQLGAVKLEEEEEAAIQEDPGQPAARPRPEVAHQLFRCFQYQEDMGPRASLSRLRELCNHWLRPALHTKKQILELLVLEQFLSVLPPHLLARLQGQQLRDGEEVVLLLEGVRRESSNVGPLDFSFNAGKNCPHADITLEEQGGSFQVSSHSPKKEEPSEGLPALEPSQVLPPSQSGPSKPAEMGDWRRSLSSRQPLSPGPKRTLQALQESALQGPELWPEENLGDQELAAVLVSWESLTFEDVPAKKAWPVHPLGTGGRTLEEAFKAEEPKGVSWPSTASANAQAESPGVAEEPHAQSLGSGPETSGPGGEMSPPGRSDVLKVKAAEGVPKSEPEVKFICTDCGVSFPQLARLEAHQVHSHPGARSFLCLCCGKGFGRSSILKLHMRTHTDERPHTCHLCGHRFRQSSHLNKHLQTHSSEPAFLCAECGQGFQRRARLTQHLLAHAQNQKPPSGTPETKPPAPPELTVVLCSHCGQTFQRRSSLKRHLRIHAKDNGHQCSECSGSLRPGPERRPYVCSECGKAFRRSEHLGAHWRVHTGERPFSCQVCGRSFSQSSQLVCHQRVHTGEKPYGCPHCGKRFMRRAGLARHLLTHGGPRPHHCAQCGKSFSQTQDLARHRRSHTGEKPCRCSECGERFSQSAHLARHQRIHTGEKPHVCDTCGHRFRNSSNLARHRRSHTGERPYSCEQCGRSFRRNAHLQRHLATHAGAGDEAASGPAEPPQECPECGKVFSRSCNLLRHMLVHTGARPYSCAQCGRSFSRNSHLLRHLRTHARETLY, encoded by the exons ATGCTTGCAGAACCCGGCCCAGCTGCGGGGGAGCCGGAGCAGCTCGGAGCAGTCAAgctggaagaagaggaggaggctgCCATCCAGGAGGACCCCGGGCAGCCAGCGGCCAGGCCCCGGCCCGAGGTGGCTCATCAGCTCTTCAGGTGCTTCCAGTACCAGGAGGACATGGGGCCGAGGGCGTCCCTGAGCCGGCTCCGGGAGCTCTGTAACCACTGGCTGCGGCCGGCTCTGCACACCAAGAAGCAGATCCTGGAGCTGCTGGTGCTTGAGCAGTTCCTGAGCGTGCTGCCCCCACACCTCCTGGCCCGGCTGCAGGGCCAGCAGCTCAGGGATGGTGAAGAGGTGGTACTGCTGCTAGAGGGTGTCCGGAGGGAGTCTAGCAACGTGGGGCCGCTG GATTTCAGTTTTAATGCTGGCAAGAATTGTCCCCATGCAGACATCACCTTGGAGGAACAGGGGGGCTCTTTCCAAGTCTCCAGCCACAGTCCCAAGAAGGAAGAGCCCTCAGAAGGGCTTCCAGCCCTGGAGCCATCGCAGGTACTCCCACCGTCCCAGTCGGGGCCCTCCAAGCCTGCTGAGATGGGGGACTGGAGACGTTCCCTGAGTTCAAGGCAGCCACTGAGCCCAGGTCCCAAGAGGACTTTGCAGGCCCTGCAAGAGAGCG CCCTCCAGGGCCCTGAGCTGTGGCCGGAGGAGAACTTGGGAGACCAGGAGTTGGCAGCAGTGCTGGTGAGCTGG GAGTCCCTGACCTTTGAAGACGTCCCAGCAAAGAAGGCTTGGCCTGTGCATCCTCTGG gaaCTGGAGGCAGAACCCTAGAAGAGGCGTTTAAGGCAGAAGAGCCGAAAGGGGTGTCCTGGCCCTCGACCGCCTCAGCAAACGCTCAGGCAGAGAGCCCCGGGGTGGCAGAAGAGCCCCACGCCCAGTCGCTAGGGTCTGGCCCTGAGACGAGCGGCCCCGGAGGAGAAATGTCCCCTCCCGGCAGGAGTGACGTTCTCAAGGTCAAAGCAGCCGAAGGCGTCCCCAAGTCGGAGCCGGAGGTCAAGTTCATCTGCACAGACTGTGGCGTCAGCTTCCCGCAGTTGGCCCGCCTGGAGGCGCACCAGGTGCATTCGCACCCGGGCGCGCGGTCCTTCTTGTGCCTGTGCTGCGGGAAGGGCTTCGGCCGCAGCTCCATCCTCAAGCTGCACATGCGCACGCACACAGACGAGCGGCCGCACACCTGCCACTTGTGCGGCCACCGCTTCCGCCAGAGCTCCCACCTGAACAAACACCTGCAGACGCATTCCTCCGAGCCCGCCTTCCTGTGCGCCGAGTGTGGCCAGGGCTTCCAGCGCCGCGCGCGCCTCACGCAGCACCTGCTGGCGCACGCCCAGAACCAGAAGCCCCCCAGCGGCACCCCGGAGACCAAGCCCCCAGCACCCCCTGAGCTGACCGTGGTCCTGTGCTCCCACTGCGGCCAGACCTTCCAGCGCCGCTCCAGCCTCAAGCGCCACCTGCGGATCCACGCCAAGGACAACGGCCACCAGTGCTCCGAGTGCTCGGGCAGCCTGCGTCCCGGGCCCGAGCGCCGGCCCTATGTGTGCAGCGAGTGCGGCAAGGCTTTCCGGCGCAGCGAGCACCTGGGGGCCCACTGGCGCGTGCACACAGGCGAGCGGCCCTTCTCTTGCCAGGTGTGCGGCCGCAGCTTCAGTCAGAGCTCCCAGCTGGTCTGTCACCAGCGGGTGCACACAGGCGAGAAGCCCTACGGATGCCCGCACTGCGGAAAGCGCTTCATGCGGCGCGCCGGCCTCGCCCGCCACCTCCTGACGCACGGCGGCCCGAGGCCCCACCACTGTGCTCAGTGTGGCAAGAGCTTCAGCCAGACCCAGGACCTCGCTCGCCACCGGCGCAGCCACACCGGCGAGAAGCCCTGCCGCTGCAGTGAGTGCGGCGAGCGCTTCAGCCAGAGCGCCCACCTGGCCCGCCACCAGCGCATCCACACCGGGGAGAAACCCCATGTCTGCGACACCTGCGGGCACCGCTTCCGAAACAGCTCCAACCTGGCCCGCCACCGCCGGAGCCACACGGGCGAGCGGCCCTACAGCTGTGAGCAGTGCGGCCGGAGCTTCCGGCGCAACGCCCACCTGCAGCGGCACCTGGCCACCCACGCCGGGGCGGGGGATGAGGCCGCATCTGGGCCGGCGGAGCCCCCCCAGGAGTGCCCGGAGTGTGGCAAGGTCTTCAGCCGCAGCTGCAACCTGCTGCGGCACATGCTGGTGCACACCGGGGCCCGGCCCTACTCGTGCGCACAGTGCGGCCGCAGCTTCAGCCGCAACTCCCACCTGCTGCGCCACCTGAGAACCCACGCCCGAGAGACTCTGTACTAG
- the ZSCAN10 gene encoding zinc finger and SCAN domain-containing protein 10 isoform X2, translated as MLAEPGPAAGEPEQLGAVKLEEEEEAAIQEDPGQPAARPRPEVAHQLFRCFQYQEDMGPRASLSRLRELCNHWLRPALHTKKQILELLVLEQFLSVLPPHLLARLQGQQLRDGEEVVLLLEGVRRESSNVGPLDFSFNAGKNCPHADITLEEQGGSFQVSSHSPKKEEPSEGLPALEPSQVLPPSQSGPSKPAEMGDWRRSLSSRQPLSPGPKRTLQALQESALQGPELWPEENLGDQELAAVLESLTFEDVPAKKAWPVHPLGTGGRTLEEAFKAEEPKGVSWPSTASANAQAESPGVAEEPHAQSLGSGPETSGPGGEMSPPGRSDVLKVKAAEGVPKSEPEVKFICTDCGVSFPQLARLEAHQVHSHPGARSFLCLCCGKGFGRSSILKLHMRTHTDERPHTCHLCGHRFRQSSHLNKHLQTHSSEPAFLCAECGQGFQRRARLTQHLLAHAQNQKPPSGTPETKPPAPPELTVVLCSHCGQTFQRRSSLKRHLRIHAKDNGHQCSECSGSLRPGPERRPYVCSECGKAFRRSEHLGAHWRVHTGERPFSCQVCGRSFSQSSQLVCHQRVHTGEKPYGCPHCGKRFMRRAGLARHLLTHGGPRPHHCAQCGKSFSQTQDLARHRRSHTGEKPCRCSECGERFSQSAHLARHQRIHTGEKPHVCDTCGHRFRNSSNLARHRRSHTGERPYSCEQCGRSFRRNAHLQRHLATHAGAGDEAASGPAEPPQECPECGKVFSRSCNLLRHMLVHTGARPYSCAQCGRSFSRNSHLLRHLRTHARETLY; from the exons ATGCTTGCAGAACCCGGCCCAGCTGCGGGGGAGCCGGAGCAGCTCGGAGCAGTCAAgctggaagaagaggaggaggctgCCATCCAGGAGGACCCCGGGCAGCCAGCGGCCAGGCCCCGGCCCGAGGTGGCTCATCAGCTCTTCAGGTGCTTCCAGTACCAGGAGGACATGGGGCCGAGGGCGTCCCTGAGCCGGCTCCGGGAGCTCTGTAACCACTGGCTGCGGCCGGCTCTGCACACCAAGAAGCAGATCCTGGAGCTGCTGGTGCTTGAGCAGTTCCTGAGCGTGCTGCCCCCACACCTCCTGGCCCGGCTGCAGGGCCAGCAGCTCAGGGATGGTGAAGAGGTGGTACTGCTGCTAGAGGGTGTCCGGAGGGAGTCTAGCAACGTGGGGCCGCTG GATTTCAGTTTTAATGCTGGCAAGAATTGTCCCCATGCAGACATCACCTTGGAGGAACAGGGGGGCTCTTTCCAAGTCTCCAGCCACAGTCCCAAGAAGGAAGAGCCCTCAGAAGGGCTTCCAGCCCTGGAGCCATCGCAGGTACTCCCACCGTCCCAGTCGGGGCCCTCCAAGCCTGCTGAGATGGGGGACTGGAGACGTTCCCTGAGTTCAAGGCAGCCACTGAGCCCAGGTCCCAAGAGGACTTTGCAGGCCCTGCAAGAGAGCG CCCTCCAGGGCCCTGAGCTGTGGCCGGAGGAGAACTTGGGAGACCAGGAGTTGGCAGCAGTGCTG GAGTCCCTGACCTTTGAAGACGTCCCAGCAAAGAAGGCTTGGCCTGTGCATCCTCTGG gaaCTGGAGGCAGAACCCTAGAAGAGGCGTTTAAGGCAGAAGAGCCGAAAGGGGTGTCCTGGCCCTCGACCGCCTCAGCAAACGCTCAGGCAGAGAGCCCCGGGGTGGCAGAAGAGCCCCACGCCCAGTCGCTAGGGTCTGGCCCTGAGACGAGCGGCCCCGGAGGAGAAATGTCCCCTCCCGGCAGGAGTGACGTTCTCAAGGTCAAAGCAGCCGAAGGCGTCCCCAAGTCGGAGCCGGAGGTCAAGTTCATCTGCACAGACTGTGGCGTCAGCTTCCCGCAGTTGGCCCGCCTGGAGGCGCACCAGGTGCATTCGCACCCGGGCGCGCGGTCCTTCTTGTGCCTGTGCTGCGGGAAGGGCTTCGGCCGCAGCTCCATCCTCAAGCTGCACATGCGCACGCACACAGACGAGCGGCCGCACACCTGCCACTTGTGCGGCCACCGCTTCCGCCAGAGCTCCCACCTGAACAAACACCTGCAGACGCATTCCTCCGAGCCCGCCTTCCTGTGCGCCGAGTGTGGCCAGGGCTTCCAGCGCCGCGCGCGCCTCACGCAGCACCTGCTGGCGCACGCCCAGAACCAGAAGCCCCCCAGCGGCACCCCGGAGACCAAGCCCCCAGCACCCCCTGAGCTGACCGTGGTCCTGTGCTCCCACTGCGGCCAGACCTTCCAGCGCCGCTCCAGCCTCAAGCGCCACCTGCGGATCCACGCCAAGGACAACGGCCACCAGTGCTCCGAGTGCTCGGGCAGCCTGCGTCCCGGGCCCGAGCGCCGGCCCTATGTGTGCAGCGAGTGCGGCAAGGCTTTCCGGCGCAGCGAGCACCTGGGGGCCCACTGGCGCGTGCACACAGGCGAGCGGCCCTTCTCTTGCCAGGTGTGCGGCCGCAGCTTCAGTCAGAGCTCCCAGCTGGTCTGTCACCAGCGGGTGCACACAGGCGAGAAGCCCTACGGATGCCCGCACTGCGGAAAGCGCTTCATGCGGCGCGCCGGCCTCGCCCGCCACCTCCTGACGCACGGCGGCCCGAGGCCCCACCACTGTGCTCAGTGTGGCAAGAGCTTCAGCCAGACCCAGGACCTCGCTCGCCACCGGCGCAGCCACACCGGCGAGAAGCCCTGCCGCTGCAGTGAGTGCGGCGAGCGCTTCAGCCAGAGCGCCCACCTGGCCCGCCACCAGCGCATCCACACCGGGGAGAAACCCCATGTCTGCGACACCTGCGGGCACCGCTTCCGAAACAGCTCCAACCTGGCCCGCCACCGCCGGAGCCACACGGGCGAGCGGCCCTACAGCTGTGAGCAGTGCGGCCGGAGCTTCCGGCGCAACGCCCACCTGCAGCGGCACCTGGCCACCCACGCCGGGGCGGGGGATGAGGCCGCATCTGGGCCGGCGGAGCCCCCCCAGGAGTGCCCGGAGTGTGGCAAGGTCTTCAGCCGCAGCTGCAACCTGCTGCGGCACATGCTGGTGCACACCGGGGCCCGGCCCTACTCGTGCGCACAGTGCGGCCGCAGCTTCAGCCGCAACTCCCACCTGCTGCGCCACCTGAGAACCCACGCCCGAGAGACTCTGTACTAG